From the genome of Winogradskyella forsetii, one region includes:
- a CDS encoding alpha/beta hydrolase → MTLISKYILFISCFCFLSCFAQKDREVIQLWSDKIPNAIENSGFKEIEIIKDSVISSLEQVSIPTLTVFKPEEPNGTAVIICPGGGYHHLAIHKEGYKVAEWLNTLGITAFVLKYRLPNDAIMKDKSIGPLLDAQRAMRYVRRTADNWSIDKAKIGVMGFSAGGHLAATLSTQFDKEVYKVEDKTSARPDFSILIYPVISMKDTITHQGSKVNLLGETPSEETIEVFSNETQIDANTPTTFLVHATDDKSVPVENSIQYYLGLKQYDVPSEMHIYETGGHGFGLGRDETAHSWTRACSEWLKNK, encoded by the coding sequence ATGACATTAATTTCAAAATATATACTATTTATAAGCTGCTTTTGTTTCCTCAGTTGTTTTGCTCAAAAAGACCGTGAAGTCATTCAACTATGGAGCGATAAAATTCCAAACGCCATAGAAAATTCCGGATTTAAAGAAATTGAAATCATAAAAGACTCTGTAATTTCTAGTTTAGAGCAAGTCAGTATTCCTACATTAACAGTTTTTAAACCAGAAGAACCAAACGGAACAGCAGTCATTATTTGTCCAGGAGGTGGTTATCATCATTTAGCAATCCATAAAGAAGGCTATAAAGTAGCTGAGTGGTTAAACACACTCGGCATCACGGCTTTTGTTTTAAAGTACCGATTGCCAAACGATGCCATAATGAAAGATAAAAGCATTGGCCCATTGCTAGATGCTCAACGAGCAATGCGATATGTAAGACGTACTGCAGATAATTGGAGTATCGACAAAGCTAAAATAGGTGTCATGGGTTTTTCAGCTGGAGGTCATTTGGCTGCAACATTATCTACTCAATTTGATAAGGAAGTTTATAAAGTAGAAGATAAAACTAGTGCAAGACCAGATTTTTCAATATTGATTTACCCAGTGATTTCGATGAAAGATACAATAACACATCAAGGGTCTAAAGTCAATTTATTGGGAGAAACACCATCAGAAGAAACGATTGAAGTATTTTCTAACGAAACACAAATTGATGCTAATACACCAACCACTTTTTTAGTACATGCTACTGATGACAAATCGGTTCCTGTAGAAAATAGCATTCAATATTACTTAGGTTTGAAACAGTACGATGTTCCTTCAGAAATGCACATTTACGAAACAGGTGGCCACGGTTTTGGTTTGGGAAGAGATGAGACTGCTCACTCTTGGACTAGAGCTTGTTCTGAATGGTTGAAGAACAAATGA
- the fabG gene encoding 3-oxoacyl-ACP reductase FabG, translating into MNEKEQVTKCALITGGSRGIGKSICIQLAKDSDYHILINYQNNKQAALDTLEAVTEAGGTGELLQFDVVNNEAVKSTLDNWLDNNKNSIIEVIVNNAGITKDGLFMWMSQDDWNNVINTSLNGFFNVTNHLIQKLLVQKYGRIINMVSLSGLKGTAGQTNYSAAKGAVIAATKALAQEIAKRNITVNAVAPGFIKTDMTGDLDEKELKKMIPANRFGNPEEVAHLVSFLASKNASYITGEVININGGLYS; encoded by the coding sequence ATGAACGAAAAAGAACAGGTAACCAAATGTGCTTTAATAACAGGAGGCTCTAGAGGTATTGGCAAATCAATTTGTATACAACTGGCAAAAGACTCTGATTATCATATTTTAATTAACTATCAAAACAACAAACAAGCCGCTTTAGACACCTTAGAAGCCGTAACGGAAGCTGGAGGAACAGGTGAATTATTGCAGTTCGATGTTGTAAATAATGAAGCTGTTAAATCTACATTAGATAATTGGCTAGACAACAATAAAAATTCTATTATAGAAGTGATCGTAAACAATGCAGGCATCACAAAAGATGGTCTGTTTATGTGGATGAGCCAAGACGATTGGAACAATGTGATTAATACCAGTCTTAACGGTTTTTTCAATGTTACCAATCATTTGATTCAAAAATTATTGGTTCAAAAGTATGGACGAATTATAAATATGGTTTCGCTTTCTGGCTTAAAAGGAACAGCAGGTCAAACTAACTACTCTGCCGCAAAAGGTGCTGTAATTGCTGCAACCAAAGCTTTGGCTCAAGAAATTGCCAAACGTAACATTACTGTAAATGCTGTGGCTCCAGGATTCATTAAAACGGATATGACTGGTGATTTAGATGAAAAGGAATTAAAAAAAATGATCCCAGCAAATCGTTTTGGTAACCCAGAAGAAGTGGCACATTTAGTGTCTTTTCTAGCTTCTAAAAATGCCTCTTACATTACTGGAGAAGTCATAAATATTAATGGAGGTCTTTACTCTTAA
- a CDS encoding BtrH N-terminal domain-containing protein: MEIDFTHHQTAHCENGVVSNLMKHNGFDVSEPMVFGIGSGLLFCYIPFLKVNHAPAITYRVMPGQIFKRFAKRVGIKIKKEKFKNPQNAKARLDENLEKDNPVGLQVGVYNLTYFPDEYRFHFNAHNLVVYGKQNGDYLISDPVMETVTTLTTKELEKVRFAKGAFAPKGHMYYPINFPKELDIESAIIKGIKNTCRDMLAPVPIVGVKGIRHIAKLIRKWPKKKGVKVANHYLGQIVRMQEEIGTGGGGFRYIYAAFLQESSKILNNSTLEELSKEMTEIGDLWRDFALEASRIYKNRSAKTDAYNKVATQLETIADKEELFFKKLKKAI, from the coding sequence ATGGAAATTGATTTTACACACCACCAAACGGCGCATTGCGAAAACGGTGTGGTTTCCAATTTAATGAAGCATAATGGCTTTGACGTGAGTGAACCTATGGTTTTTGGTATTGGCTCTGGTTTGTTGTTTTGTTATATTCCTTTCTTAAAAGTCAATCATGCGCCTGCCATAACCTACAGGGTGATGCCAGGACAAATTTTTAAACGCTTTGCTAAACGCGTTGGCATAAAAATTAAAAAAGAAAAATTCAAAAATCCGCAGAATGCTAAGGCACGATTGGATGAAAATTTAGAAAAAGACAATCCTGTTGGTCTTCAAGTTGGCGTATATAACCTTACCTACTTTCCAGATGAATATCGTTTTCATTTTAATGCTCATAATTTGGTGGTTTATGGCAAGCAAAATGGTGATTATTTAATTAGTGATCCCGTAATGGAAACGGTTACTACTTTAACAACCAAAGAATTAGAGAAAGTTCGTTTTGCCAAAGGTGCTTTTGCGCCAAAGGGTCATATGTATTATCCCATAAATTTCCCAAAAGAATTAGATATAGAATCTGCTATTATTAAAGGCATAAAAAATACGTGTAGAGATATGCTGGCGCCAGTACCTATTGTTGGTGTTAAGGGGATTAGACATATTGCTAAATTAATCCGTAAATGGCCTAAGAAAAAAGGAGTTAAAGTCGCTAATCACTATTTGGGGCAGATTGTTAGAATGCAAGAGGAAATCGGGACAGGTGGCGGCGGCTTTAGATATATTTATGCTGCTTTTTTACAAGAATCCAGTAAAATTTTAAATAATAGTACATTAGAGGAATTGTCTAAAGAAATGACCGAAATTGGCGATCTGTGGCGAGACTTTGCTTTGGAGGCCTCGCGAATTTATAAGAATAGAAGTGCAAAAACGGATGCCTATAATAAGGTAGCGACGCAATTAGAAACTATTGCGGATAAAGAGGAACTATTCTTTAAAAAATTAAAAAAGGCGATATAA
- a CDS encoding dialkylrecorsinol condensing enzyme DarA, whose amino-acid sequence MKNILVIHYSQSGQLTEIVNNIARPLANNKDINVIHHQIEMETPFPFPWKKMAFFNVFAESFLQIPSKINPIPETILNQKFDVIIFGYAVWYLSPSIPATSFLTSPEAKKLLATTPVITVIGARNMWIMAQEKVKTLLKESNSKLVGNIALVDRHINHISVITIVQWMFTGKKKHYLGVFPKPGVSQKDIDESSKFGKVILEHITKDNLDNLQNNLLRKKAVVIKPFLVLADKRANILFGKWAKLIYAKGKESKEKRMFWEKIFNYYLLFAIWIIAPLVFILFLLTYIPMYGKIKRDKKYYSSVEIN is encoded by the coding sequence ATGAAGAACATTCTAGTGATACATTATTCGCAGTCTGGACAATTAACCGAAATTGTGAATAATATAGCAAGGCCACTTGCAAATAACAAGGATATCAATGTTATTCATCATCAAATTGAAATGGAGACACCGTTTCCTTTTCCATGGAAAAAAATGGCGTTTTTTAATGTATTTGCCGAGTCTTTTCTTCAAATACCATCAAAAATAAATCCAATTCCTGAAACTATCTTAAATCAAAAATTCGATGTAATCATTTTTGGGTATGCAGTTTGGTATTTAAGTCCATCCATTCCGGCAACATCATTTTTGACTTCTCCTGAGGCTAAGAAATTACTAGCCACCACACCAGTAATTACTGTAATCGGCGCTAGAAATATGTGGATAATGGCTCAGGAAAAAGTAAAGACTTTACTTAAAGAATCTAATTCTAAATTAGTGGGTAATATTGCATTAGTTGACAGACATATCAATCATATTAGCGTTATTACTATAGTGCAATGGATGTTTACGGGTAAAAAGAAACACTATTTAGGTGTTTTTCCTAAACCAGGTGTCTCTCAAAAAGATATTGACGAATCTTCAAAGTTTGGTAAGGTCATTTTAGAACATATTACTAAAGATAATCTTGATAATCTCCAGAACAATCTACTCAGAAAAAAAGCCGTTGTTATAAAACCTTTTTTGGTCTTAGCGGATAAGCGTGCTAATATATTATTTGGTAAATGGGCCAAACTGATTTATGCCAAAGGAAAAGAAAGTAAGGAAAAGCGCATGTTTTGGGAAAAAATATTCAACTATTACTTATTATTTGCCATTTGGATTATTGCTCCTTTGGTTTTTATCCTATTTTTGTTGACTTATATTCCTATGTACGGAAAGATAAAAAGGGATAAAAAATATTATTCATCTGTTGAAATTAATTAG
- a CDS encoding beta-ketoacyl-ACP synthase III encodes MKDVYITRVSKFLPNDPISNDEMESVLGQINGKPSKARRVVLRNNGIERRYYAINKDGEFTHSNAKLTQEAISNLFDDSFTENDMELLCCGTSTPDQLLPSHAAMVHGLLANRNLEINSASGICCAGMSSLKFGFLSVKAGNSNNAVCTGSERASTKILANKFKEEADSLASLEKLPIIAFKKEFLRWMLSDGAGAMLLQNKKNDDSLSLKIDWVESYSFAHELETCMYSGGEKLEDGSIKSWTEYSSKQWLEESIFSIKQDVKLLEKNVIEKGVESMEMVFKKQSKDPSDIDYFLPHISSYYFADKLKKRIKESGLNIPESSWFTNLSKVGNVGSASIYLMLEELMSSGRLKKGDKIMLSVPESGRFSYAYAHLTVC; translated from the coding sequence ATGAAGGACGTTTACATAACCAGAGTATCAAAATTTTTACCTAATGACCCCATTAGTAATGATGAGATGGAAAGCGTGTTGGGTCAAATTAATGGAAAGCCTTCTAAAGCAAGACGTGTTGTATTGAGAAATAATGGTATTGAAAGACGTTATTATGCCATTAATAAAGACGGCGAATTTACCCATTCTAATGCAAAACTAACCCAAGAAGCGATTTCAAACCTATTTGACGATTCGTTTACAGAAAATGATATGGAATTGTTGTGTTGTGGTACATCAACTCCGGACCAATTATTACCTTCTCACGCAGCCATGGTTCATGGTTTGTTAGCCAATAGAAATTTAGAGATCAACTCCGCTTCAGGGATTTGTTGCGCAGGTATGAGCTCACTTAAATTTGGTTTTTTATCTGTAAAAGCAGGAAATTCCAACAATGCCGTTTGTACAGGCTCAGAAAGAGCATCGACTAAAATATTGGCAAATAAGTTTAAGGAGGAAGCAGACTCCTTGGCAAGTTTAGAAAAACTACCTATTATAGCCTTTAAAAAAGAATTTTTACGCTGGATGCTATCAGATGGTGCAGGAGCCATGTTATTGCAAAACAAAAAAAATGACGATAGTCTCTCCTTAAAAATTGATTGGGTAGAAAGCTATTCGTTTGCGCACGAATTAGAAACCTGCATGTATTCTGGAGGTGAAAAACTTGAAGATGGTTCCATTAAATCTTGGACAGAATACAGTTCTAAACAATGGCTGGAAGAGTCCATATTCTCTATCAAGCAAGATGTGAAGCTTTTAGAAAAGAATGTCATTGAAAAAGGCGTTGAAAGTATGGAAATGGTCTTTAAGAAACAATCCAAAGACCCTTCGGATATTGATTATTTTCTACCTCATATTTCGTCATACTATTTTGCGGATAAATTAAAAAAGCGCATTAAGGAAAGTGGTTTGAATATCCCTGAAAGTAGTTGGTTTACTAATTTAAGTAAAGTAGGGAATGTGGGATCGGCATCCATTTATTTAATGCTTGAAGAATTAATGAGTTCCGGACGATTAAAAAAAGGCGATAAGATAATGCTATCTGTACCAGAAAGTGGTCGATTCTCCTATGCTTACGCCCATTTAACTGTATGCTAA
- a CDS encoding acyl carrier protein, whose translation MNKEVIIEKINNFLIDEFEVESEDISPEANLKETLDLDSLDFVDLVVSVESNFGVKLVGEDFVNVVVLEDFYNLIENKLK comes from the coding sequence ATGAATAAAGAAGTTATTATTGAAAAAATAAACAACTTTCTTATAGATGAATTTGAAGTTGAATCTGAAGACATTTCTCCAGAAGCAAACCTGAAAGAAACTCTTGATCTTGATAGTTTGGATTTTGTTGATCTTGTTGTCTCTGTTGAATCTAATTTTGGCGTTAAATTAGTAGGAGAGGATTTTGTTAATGTTGTAGTGCTTGAAGATTTTTATAATCTTATTGAAAACAAGCTTAAATAA
- a CDS encoding ABC transporter permease, which yields MIDLEKIEISNFLPHRPPFLMLDKILLLTDEEVSASFLIKEDNLFVEHNYFNEMGLVENAAQTCSSIVGKSYFDDDDVDGEGAKLIGFISAIKKVTAFSCPKVGSTIISNAKLTSRFDSESYSVCSLECHIFEASTLLLSCELNLMIKDLK from the coding sequence ATGATTGATCTTGAAAAAATTGAAATATCAAATTTTTTACCGCATCGTCCACCATTTTTAATGTTAGACAAGATTCTACTTCTAACTGATGAAGAAGTTTCGGCTTCTTTTTTAATTAAGGAAGATAATCTTTTTGTAGAGCATAATTATTTTAATGAAATGGGTTTGGTGGAAAATGCCGCACAGACCTGTTCCTCAATTGTTGGTAAAAGCTATTTTGATGATGATGATGTAGATGGAGAAGGCGCCAAATTGATTGGTTTTATTAGTGCCATTAAGAAAGTGACTGCGTTTTCTTGTCCTAAAGTTGGAAGTACTATCATTTCTAACGCAAAACTAACATCGAGATTCGATTCGGAGAGTTATAGCGTATGTTCCTTAGAATGTCATATTTTTGAAGCATCGACGTTATTATTATCTTGTGAGCTCAATTTGATGATCAAAGATTTGAAATAG
- a CDS encoding WG repeat-containing protein — translation MKTKHLLLVILLQSIFSINAQELALVRENDLFGYINKSGEYAIKPQFQKAASFSGKYAAAFQGDHWGLINTSGDWVLQPEYDKVKDFNSGFVLVLKDDQWNYVNPSGEKLKTPVTEKYYDFEDGVALYRSNKKLGLLGTDGQLILEPTYDVIKPFVNGYARVRNDDNWGMIDKKGNIFIPLEYDELGDYNSKGVGARKGESFGIVVDKQLNIISGADKVWDFTDDSDLTYARSDKQMGFVNNKGEWVIKPTFKKVRAFNNGLAPAVNEKLWGYINEKGEKVVDDIYRDAETFSASGLAPVKEKKLWGFIEESGKTIIAAEYDITAGGFSIFSKNNIKGFHNGLARVKKDKEWGFLDTDGKPLGGKWYQNVELFVDTTK, via the coding sequence ATGAAAACTAAACACTTATTATTAGTCATACTTCTACAAAGTATTTTCTCAATTAATGCACAAGAATTAGCATTGGTTAGGGAAAATGATTTATTCGGTTATATCAATAAGTCAGGAGAGTATGCCATAAAACCTCAGTTTCAAAAAGCAGCGAGCTTTTCGGGAAAGTATGCCGCAGCGTTTCAAGGTGATCATTGGGGACTTATTAATACCAGTGGTGACTGGGTGCTTCAACCAGAATACGATAAAGTAAAAGATTTTAATTCCGGTTTTGTTTTAGTGCTTAAAGATGATCAATGGAATTATGTTAATCCTTCAGGAGAAAAATTAAAAACACCAGTAACTGAGAAATATTATGACTTCGAGGATGGTGTCGCTCTGTATAGAAGCAATAAAAAGTTAGGGCTTTTAGGTACTGATGGCCAACTCATTCTAGAACCTACTTACGATGTTATCAAACCATTTGTCAATGGTTATGCAAGAGTTCGGAATGATGATAATTGGGGAATGATAGATAAAAAAGGCAACATATTTATTCCGTTGGAATATGATGAGTTAGGCGATTATAATAGCAAAGGTGTCGGCGCTAGAAAAGGGGAATCTTTTGGTATTGTAGTTGATAAGCAACTCAATATTATTAGTGGAGCGGATAAAGTTTGGGACTTTACGGATGATTCTGATTTAACCTATGCGCGGAGTGATAAACAAATGGGATTTGTCAATAATAAAGGCGAATGGGTTATTAAGCCGACTTTCAAAAAAGTTAGAGCATTTAATAATGGATTGGCACCTGCGGTTAATGAAAAACTTTGGGGCTATATTAACGAGAAAGGAGAAAAGGTCGTAGATGATATCTATAGAGATGCTGAAACGTTTTCAGCCAGTGGTTTAGCTCCTGTAAAAGAGAAAAAATTATGGGGTTTTATAGAAGAATCAGGTAAAACAATTATTGCCGCTGAATACGATATAACCGCAGGAGGTTTTTCTATTTTTAGTAAAAATAATATCAAAGGATTTCACAACGGGTTAGCTCGTGTAAAGAAAGATAAAGAATGGGGCTTTTTGGATACTGACGGGAAACCATTAGGTGGAAAATGGTACCAAAACGTTGAATTATTTGTTGATACAACAAAATAA
- a CDS encoding HAL/PAL/TAL family ammonia-lyase: MLKLNGTLGVEEFYKVIFENNPIEIETSVFQTIENSFNFLRDFSENKTIYGVNTGFGPMAQYKIADTDRIKLQYNLIRSHASGTGNPIQPQYVKAAMLARLNTLSLGHSGVHKSVIELMTELINRNIIPLIYEHGGVGASGDLVQLAHLALVLIGEGEVFYKGELKSTKAVFEIEELKPISVVLREGLALMNGTSVMTGVGIVNTINTRRLLNWAILCSSAINEIVEAYDDHLSLELNQTKQHKGQRAIAKQMRSHLSDSKLTRKREEFLYNKNPDVKVFEEKVQEYYSLRCVPQILGPVLDTLNNIERILFEEVNSANDNPIVDVEKQHVYHGGNFHGDYVSLEMDKLKLVVTKMSMLAERQLNYLLNPSLNKILPAFVNLGTLGLNFGMQGVQFTATSTTAENQMLSNPMYVHSIPNNNDNQDIVSMGTNAALITKKVIENAFEVVAIEMITIIQAIEYLNAQDKVSSKTKKMYDEIRKLVPIFTEDVVMYPYVNEVKAFIMDHKNNIV; this comes from the coding sequence ATGTTAAAACTGAATGGAACTTTAGGTGTTGAAGAATTTTACAAAGTCATTTTTGAAAATAACCCTATCGAAATAGAAACTTCTGTGTTTCAGACGATTGAAAATAGCTTCAATTTTTTAAGGGATTTTTCAGAAAACAAAACCATCTACGGTGTAAATACAGGGTTTGGTCCTATGGCACAGTACAAGATTGCCGATACAGACCGCATAAAATTACAGTATAATCTCATTCGAAGTCATGCATCTGGAACGGGAAATCCAATACAACCTCAGTACGTAAAGGCAGCAATGCTGGCAAGACTTAATACCTTGTCCTTAGGTCATTCAGGAGTTCATAAATCGGTTATTGAATTAATGACCGAATTAATTAACCGTAACATCATTCCCTTAATCTATGAGCATGGAGGTGTTGGAGCCAGTGGAGATTTGGTGCAATTGGCACATTTGGCTTTAGTTCTAATTGGTGAAGGTGAAGTGTTTTATAAAGGTGAACTGAAATCTACTAAAGCCGTTTTTGAAATAGAGGAATTGAAACCAATTTCGGTTGTTTTAAGAGAAGGATTAGCCTTAATGAATGGCACTTCGGTAATGACTGGTGTTGGTATTGTAAACACCATAAATACAAGGCGATTATTGAATTGGGCTATTTTATGTTCTTCTGCAATCAATGAAATTGTAGAAGCCTATGATGATCATCTGTCCTTAGAGTTAAACCAAACAAAACAGCACAAAGGACAGCGAGCAATAGCGAAACAAATGCGATCGCATCTCAGTGATAGTAAGCTCACCAGAAAGCGTGAAGAATTTCTGTATAACAAAAACCCAGATGTTAAGGTTTTTGAAGAAAAAGTACAGGAATATTACTCGTTGCGCTGTGTGCCTCAAATATTAGGGCCTGTTTTAGACACCTTAAATAATATTGAACGTATTCTATTTGAGGAAGTAAATTCTGCTAACGATAACCCAATTGTAGATGTTGAAAAACAACATGTATATCATGGCGGGAATTTCCACGGCGATTATGTGTCCTTAGAAATGGATAAGCTAAAATTGGTCGTTACTAAAATGAGCATGTTAGCAGAACGCCAATTAAATTATTTACTAAATCCTAGTCTTAATAAAATACTTCCTGCATTTGTAAACCTTGGAACTTTAGGATTAAATTTTGGGATGCAAGGTGTACAGTTTACGGCAACTTCTACTACGGCAGAAAACCAAATGTTATCTAATCCAATGTATGTGCATAGTATTCCTAATAACAATGACAATCAAGATATTGTGAGTATGGGAACTAATGCGGCTCTTATTACAAAAAAGGTTATTGAGAATGCTTTTGAAGTTGTTGCGATAGAAATGATCACCATTATACAGGCCATTGAGTATTTAAACGCACAAGACAAAGTATCTTCAAAAACGAAGAAAATGTATGATGAAATCCGAAAATTAGTTCCTATATTTACGGAAGACGTTGTTATGTATCCTTATGTAAATGAGGTAAAAGCATTTATCATGGATCACAAAAATAACATTGTGTGA
- a CDS encoding beta-ketoacyl-[acyl-carrier-protein] synthase family protein: MGRVVITGMGIYSCIGKNLDEVKESLYNGKSGIVIDEERIPFGYRSPLTGMVEEPDLKKQLSRRQRVSLGEEGAYAYVATIEALENAKISQDFLDANEVGILYGNDSTSKAVINSVDIIREKKDTALVGSGAIFQAMNSSATMNLSTIFKLKGINFTISAACASGSHAIGMAYQLIKSGLQDCVICGGTQEINKFAMGSFDGLGVFAINLEEPAKASRPFDKNRDGLVPSGGAATLVVESYESAVKRGAPILGEIIGYGFSSNGDHISTPNVDGPSRAMSKAIEQANIDSSAIDYVNAHATSTPVGDANEAKAIFKVFGENGPYVSSTKSMTGHECWMAGASEVIYSMLMMQNDFIAPNINLEEPDEDSAKLNLVAKTLDKKIDVFLSNSFGFGGTNSALIIKKIKNKDE, translated from the coding sequence ATGGGAAGAGTGGTAATCACTGGAATGGGAATATATTCGTGTATCGGTAAAAATTTGGACGAAGTTAAGGAGTCTTTATATAATGGTAAATCTGGAATTGTAATTGACGAAGAGAGAATTCCTTTCGGATACCGTTCGCCACTAACGGGTATGGTTGAAGAACCAGATTTAAAAAAGCAATTGTCAAGACGTCAACGAGTGAGTCTTGGAGAGGAAGGCGCTTATGCTTATGTAGCGACTATTGAAGCCTTGGAAAATGCAAAAATATCTCAAGATTTCCTTGATGCAAATGAAGTGGGGATTCTTTATGGCAATGATAGTACCTCAAAAGCCGTTATAAATTCCGTAGATATTATTAGAGAAAAAAAGGATACTGCTTTGGTTGGTTCGGGTGCGATATTTCAAGCGATGAATTCTTCAGCAACCATGAATCTTTCAACCATTTTTAAGCTTAAGGGCATTAATTTTACAATAAGTGCCGCTTGTGCTAGTGGTTCTCATGCGATAGGTATGGCGTACCAACTTATAAAAAGCGGTTTACAAGACTGTGTGATTTGTGGTGGAACCCAAGAAATAAATAAGTTCGCCATGGGCAGTTTTGATGGTTTGGGTGTGTTTGCTATCAACCTCGAAGAGCCAGCAAAAGCATCACGTCCATTTGATAAAAACCGAGATGGTTTAGTGCCTAGTGGAGGTGCAGCAACTTTAGTTGTTGAAAGTTATGAATCTGCCGTGAAAAGAGGGGCACCTATTTTAGGAGAAATAATTGGCTACGGTTTTTCTTCAAATGGAGACCATATATCGACACCAAATGTTGATGGCCCTTCAAGAGCGATGTCAAAAGCTATTGAACAGGCAAATATTGATAGTAGCGCAATCGATTATGTAAACGCTCACGCCACTTCAACGCCTGTCGGTGATGCTAACGAAGCTAAAGCTATTTTTAAAGTGTTTGGGGAAAACGGCCCTTATGTAAGCTCTACAAAATCAATGACAGGTCACGAATGCTGGATGGCAGGAGCAAGTGAGGTTATCTATTCTATGCTAATGATGCAAAATGATTTTATTGCGCCGAATATAAATTTGGAAGAGCCAGATGAAGATTCAGCAAAATTAAATTTAGTTGCCAAAACGTTGGATAAAAAAATTGATGTATTTTTGTCGAATTCTTTTGGATTTGGTGGAACCAATTCGGCGTTAATTATAAAAAAAATAAAGAATAAAGATGAATAA
- a CDS encoding LpxL/LpxP family acyltransferase, protein MAAEWKGKSRGTVLGYKIFIFCIKKLGLPSAYFVLYFVAFYFCFFAKDSTSSSYYYFRKRLQYSRLKSLVSIYKSYFVFGQTIIDKIAISSGLKSKFTYDYDGVDNIKDVLKQKKGGILISAHLGNFEIAEHFFGELEDRDFINLLTTDVEHTAIKNYLDTIVKKSNIKIILIKEDLSHIFEINAALTRNEIVCITGDRYIKGSKYLTQELLGKEAKFPAGPFLIGSRLRVPVLFVYVLKESRKHYHLYARTSTVENKDAQALLKDYTKSLEWMLKKYPLQWFNYFDFWNVNKK, encoded by the coding sequence ATGGCTGCGGAATGGAAAGGAAAGTCCAGGGGAACAGTTCTAGGTTATAAAATATTTATATTTTGTATTAAAAAACTAGGATTACCTTCAGCCTATTTTGTATTGTATTTTGTCGCTTTCTATTTCTGTTTTTTTGCTAAGGACAGTACTTCCTCTTCCTATTACTACTTTCGGAAAAGACTCCAATATTCAAGATTAAAAAGTCTAGTCAGTATTTACAAAAGTTATTTTGTTTTTGGGCAAACCATCATAGATAAAATTGCTATTTCTTCGGGATTAAAATCTAAATTCACCTATGATTATGATGGCGTTGATAATATTAAAGACGTACTAAAGCAGAAAAAAGGAGGTATACTTATCAGCGCACATTTGGGCAATTTTGAAATAGCCGAACACTTTTTTGGGGAATTGGAAGATAGGGATTTTATAAATTTACTAACCACCGACGTTGAGCATACGGCAATAAAGAACTATCTCGATACGATCGTAAAAAAATCGAATATAAAAATTATTCTTATCAAAGAGGATCTTTCCCATATATTTGAAATCAATGCAGCATTGACGAGAAACGAAATTGTCTGTATTACTGGAGATCGCTATATTAAAGGCTCAAAATATTTGACGCAAGAATTGTTGGGTAAAGAAGCTAAGTTTCCGGCAGGACCGTTTCTTATTGGCTCCCGATTACGAGTGCCAGTATTATTTGTTTACGTGCTAAAGGAATCTAGAAAACATTATCATCTTTACGCCAGAACGTCCACAGTAGAGAACAAAGATGCACAAGCATTATTGAAAGATTATACCAAAAGTTTAGAATGGATGCTCAAAAAATATCCGTTGCAATGGTTTAATTATTTTGATTTTTGGAATGTAAATAAAAAATAA